The following proteins come from a genomic window of Gehongia tenuis:
- a CDS encoding non-ribosomal peptide synthetase, translating to MGRMEDAYLLSQNQSNIWNLEKSFPATSINNICETIRIKGRFDIFCIQQTLNLILEADETLRTRIRVVEGTPLQYVVPFENSTFPVYDFSMASESGFHHWEQAVTREVMGLVDAPLFHFYIFRLGESEGGILLKTHHLISDGWSQMLISNRIAKVYLELLAGKKPQLEGTPSYRLHLEKERAYMDSSAYGRDLKFWSGKVAGPVEPAALKECRSAHISPVGQRKSYELPEVLNLAIYGFCEKFRVSPFAVFYMALAIYLKRMGGGDAFSIGVPIFNRADRTDRETTGMFVSTLPFFGELKESWSLVEFNDHLAEAWFELLRHQRFPFEEIGRLAREHHPAMDRLFHIVLSYQNGTVITGADASVSFSGQWHYSGYQAEQLCIHLSNMEDIRHYSVSYDYLAQFFTDPEIESLHQYLVNILFQALSHPEEPIQNLSVVGIEEQETVLFRFNRTNRPLKEDTVYGRLAGVAGEFPSRAAVIERGVRHTYRAFLEDARRIGGAILAMTPEPDQPVALFLPRSYALLKAMAGAAAAGRPWVIVPPELPEGRIHEILQSSGAVMVGEGERDERLPSGPYLDLTKAGACSPYACPASPKDLAYIVYTSGSTGKPKGVEIEHRNLINFAAAMRPLYGHGAVLSLCNIGFDVFILESMVSLLNGQTIVLPEKEDEHRPAGLARLIRDYGVGFLALTPSRLAAYMKHPDFLKALQRIESIVCGGESLTGSLLQELQNVTSARIYNQYGPSEATIGVSYKRMNGASAITIGRPMDNCRLYVLDEQRHPLPVGVYGELYIGGLCVGRGYHGAPELTRSAFMPSPFVHGERMYRTGDVACWTAEGEVMLAGRRDSQIKLRGLRIEPQEIASRLEAYPAVKAAAVKAKVSGQSTVLIAYYAAESAIEETELLRFLAGYLPGYMIPSRLQWVREIPLTANGKVDYDRLPEPEEEAGLSIVGEMGERIVGIFRQVLGRPEMDGSSDYFLFGGDSLNALETLGLIEKKLGVLLKVEDLATCRTARRLERLLDGGVQAASGIQPAPAQSSYPLTPAQQSIYFETRIDPTGLSYNMPGAFRMQGSLDREVLEKAFRRLIDEEPIFRTAFRLEENELRQVVLDSVPFDVNILSGTYDEAVRAFVRPFDLSAPPLIRAALWRDSEGDVLFMDIHHIVSDGLSSALVTQRLNDLLAGRSVKRRLNYLDYACWRTEHGRKPEKLNYWKEALRDVPSLELPLDHPRPKTPDGRGRKRAFHLDKEKTEDLLVYCKKRQISLFSLLMGTFGILLSRVSGNGDFAVGTPVAGRGHSELQDMLGLFIQTLPLRLCPKGDVEEYLAGTHRRVIAMLDHQDVSLDDVMTAAGVRRSFGQNVLYNTLFSLRPISDRGFALDGHALSYLAIDTGTAKLDLSLEAAQSEDGLDFYFEYATALFDEGTIDFYGRCYLTLLDAVRAGGPVEKLQILPVADQYEFFEKPWRRRTPYMDLPLDRQIDQVAAVDPKRTALVFHGERISFGELKTRSDRLAMHLIRSGALRGDVIGLLMTRTPGMIAAMLAILKAGCAYLPVLASYPEKRISYMLENGGAKFLLHEPGIELPDLPCPALAAAEAEGVPAVEGRTGEDLMYVLYTSGSTGQPKGVMLQHRALENLLVSIEEIMAPSAGPVLCSTSIVFDTFITENLLPLALGRGVVLADDEEMMLPWKLAELIETQGAEFVQFTPSRLQMCLGNDAFRRAMARVKGIILVGEALSAQLLKKLQDTGDVQIFNMYGPTEAAVYVTVGDMTKEKQVTIGKPLHNCRLYVLDKDGGLALPTAQGELYLAGECLAQGYINRPDLTEEAFLPDPFFPGQRMYRSGDLARLRLDGTFDFLGRRDGQVKINGQRIELSEIAGEMMASGLVRESAVIAVPSAGTKELRAFVVPEAGYGEDKLRNYLAKNLPRVMVPSRIEAVEALPRTASGKTDLKALEKGLTADAPAAASSSACGELTALWEKALGGPVDPAKSFFEQGGTSLSALNLLGQYFNRHWTLTLEQFYDHPTLTEQAALLGAADGGNRVGDGEIGVTAPPEKTAALPAALDGDLFLPSGGTAGPLSAGSASTADRSLSSPAFAKGKAMLLTGGTGYLGAHLIRALMEAGYRVICPIRGGSRERLLEGLIWYFGKGWTAAHERDVEVLAGDISLAGLGLSADPGPIAGVLHAAADVRHYGDKAASLRTNREGTAHVIAFAEERQAPLYHISTVSVSGEHLLRDPGREVVYTEDDFEIGQNWRENIYVRGKFMAEQLVREAMDRGLRGKIFRVGHLVGRSDDGVFQKNPEGNSLYAFVQGIRHMDCMPEGYGELPMELTAVDLCAEAIVTLLKGEARVYHAFNPDTLTLKEMVEAFRGPVPQVPVEVFERHLGAKLNEGLAQELSMLLDFWTRTKLVPMRIRPSAKRTAEEMEKLGFIWPKTDIGMLLKAF from the coding sequence ATGGGAAGGATGGAGGACGCCTATCTTTTGTCCCAAAACCAAAGCAATATCTGGAATTTAGAAAAATCTTTTCCTGCTACCTCCATCAACAATATCTGTGAGACCATTCGGATTAAGGGCCGGTTCGACATCTTTTGCATCCAGCAGACGCTGAATCTCATTCTGGAGGCGGACGAGACCTTGCGCACCCGCATCCGCGTGGTGGAGGGCACGCCCCTGCAGTACGTCGTGCCCTTTGAGAACAGCACCTTTCCGGTGTATGATTTTTCCATGGCCTCGGAAAGCGGCTTCCATCATTGGGAGCAGGCGGTCACCCGGGAAGTGATGGGGCTCGTTGACGCGCCCCTTTTCCATTTTTATATCTTTCGGCTGGGGGAGTCGGAGGGGGGGATCCTGCTCAAAACCCATCATCTGATCTCCGACGGCTGGTCCCAGATGCTGATCAGCAACCGCATCGCAAAGGTCTATCTGGAGCTTCTGGCGGGCAAAAAGCCCCAGCTGGAAGGAACGCCCAGCTACCGTCTGCATCTTGAAAAGGAGCGGGCGTACATGGATTCATCGGCATATGGCCGGGATCTGAAATTCTGGAGCGGGAAAGTGGCGGGTCCAGTGGAGCCCGCCGCCCTCAAGGAGTGCCGAAGCGCCCATATCAGTCCGGTGGGCCAGCGCAAATCCTATGAGCTTCCAGAGGTGCTCAACCTCGCCATCTATGGTTTTTGTGAAAAATTTAGGGTTTCACCCTTTGCCGTATTCTATATGGCCCTTGCCATCTACCTGAAACGGATGGGCGGCGGGGATGCGTTCAGCATTGGCGTTCCCATCTTCAACCGTGCGGACCGCACCGACCGGGAGACCACCGGCATGTTCGTGAGTACCCTGCCCTTTTTTGGGGAACTCAAGGAGAGCTGGAGTCTTGTGGAATTCAATGACCATCTGGCGGAAGCCTGGTTTGAACTGCTGCGCCATCAGCGGTTCCCCTTTGAGGAGATCGGAAGGCTGGCCAGAGAGCATCATCCCGCCATGGACCGCCTGTTCCACATCGTGCTGTCCTACCAGAACGGAACGGTGATCACCGGCGCCGACGCGTCAGTCAGCTTCTCCGGTCAATGGCATTACAGCGGCTATCAGGCGGAACAGCTGTGTATTCATCTCAGTAATATGGAAGATATTCGCCACTACTCGGTGAGCTATGACTATCTGGCCCAGTTCTTTACCGATCCCGAGATTGAAAGCCTCCATCAATATTTGGTCAACATTTTGTTTCAGGCGCTCTCCCATCCGGAGGAGCCCATTCAAAATCTGTCGGTGGTGGGCATTGAGGAACAGGAGACGGTGCTTTTCCGGTTCAATCGGACCAACCGCCCCCTGAAGGAGGACACGGTCTATGGCCGCCTTGCAGGGGTGGCCGGCGAGTTCCCCAGCCGCGCTGCGGTGATTGAAAGGGGCGTGCGCCACACCTACCGGGCATTTCTGGAGGATGCCCGCAGAATCGGCGGAGCAATCTTGGCAATGACGCCGGAACCGGATCAACCGGTGGCACTGTTTTTACCCAGGAGCTACGCCCTTCTCAAGGCCATGGCCGGCGCGGCGGCGGCGGGCAGGCCTTGGGTGATCGTGCCGCCGGAATTGCCGGAGGGCAGAATTCACGAGATACTCCAAAGCAGCGGGGCTGTGATGGTGGGCGAGGGGGAACGGGATGAGCGGCTGCCCAGCGGTCCCTACCTCGATCTCACCAAAGCGGGGGCGTGCTCGCCCTATGCCTGTCCGGCGTCGCCCAAGGACCTGGCGTATATCGTCTACACCTCGGGCAGCACGGGCAAACCCAAGGGTGTGGAGATCGAGCACCGCAATCTCATCAATTTTGCCGCCGCCATGAGGCCCCTTTACGGGCACGGAGCGGTCCTGTCCCTTTGCAATATTGGCTTTGACGTGTTCATTCTGGAGAGCATGGTGTCCCTTTTGAACGGGCAGACCATCGTTCTGCCGGAAAAGGAGGATGAGCATAGACCGGCCGGCTTGGCCCGCCTTATCCGGGACTACGGCGTGGGTTTTTTGGCGCTGACCCCCTCGCGGCTCGCCGCCTACATGAAACATCCCGATTTTTTGAAGGCGCTGCAGCGCATAGAAAGCATCGTGTGCGGTGGCGAAAGCCTGACGGGCTCCCTTCTGCAGGAGCTTCAAAATGTTACCTCTGCGCGGATCTACAACCAATACGGCCCCTCGGAAGCCACCATAGGGGTCAGCTATAAACGGATGAACGGCGCTTCCGCCATCACTATCGGCCGGCCCATGGACAACTGCCGGCTGTATGTGCTGGACGAGCAGCGGCATCCTCTGCCGGTGGGCGTCTATGGCGAACTCTACATTGGCGGGCTGTGTGTGGGCCGGGGCTATCATGGGGCGCCGGAGCTGACAAGAAGCGCCTTTATGCCGAGCCCCTTCGTCCATGGCGAGCGCATGTACCGCACGGGGGACGTGGCCTGCTGGACCGCGGAGGGAGAAGTGATGCTGGCGGGGCGTCGGGACAGCCAGATCAAGCTTCGGGGCCTTCGCATCGAGCCCCAGGAAATCGCCTCCCGACTGGAGGCCTATCCCGCGGTGAAGGCTGCGGCGGTCAAGGCGAAGGTGAGCGGGCAAAGCACGGTCCTCATCGCTTATTATGCTGCGGAAAGTGCCATTGAGGAAACGGAGCTTCTGCGTTTTTTGGCCGGCTATCTGCCAGGCTACATGATTCCCTCCCGTCTGCAATGGGTTCGGGAGATCCCGCTCACCGCCAATGGCAAGGTGGACTACGACAGGCTGCCGGAACCGGAGGAAGAAGCGGGTCTGTCCATCGTGGGCGAGATGGGGGAACGGATCGTGGGGATCTTTCGACAGGTGCTGGGCCGCCCGGAAATGGACGGGAGCAGCGATTACTTCCTTTTTGGCGGGGATTCGCTGAACGCGCTGGAGACGTTGGGATTAATCGAGAAGAAGTTGGGCGTTCTGCTGAAGGTGGAGGACCTGGCCACCTGCCGCACGGCCCGCCGCTTGGAGCGGCTTTTGGACGGCGGCGTCCAGGCGGCATCTGGCATTCAGCCGGCGCCGGCTCAATCCAGCTATCCCCTGACGCCGGCGCAGCAGAGCATCTATTTCGAGACCCGCATCGATCCCACCGGGCTCAGCTACAACATGCCCGGTGCTTTCCGCATGCAGGGAAGTTTGGACCGGGAGGTCCTGGAGAAGGCCTTCCGCCGGCTCATCGACGAGGAGCCCATCTTCCGCACCGCTTTCCGTTTGGAGGAAAACGAGCTGCGCCAGGTGGTGCTGGACAGCGTTCCTTTCGATGTGAATATTTTAAGCGGCACCTACGATGAGGCTGTTCGGGCCTTCGTGAGACCCTTTGATCTGAGTGCGCCGCCCCTGATCCGTGCCGCCCTGTGGCGGGATTCGGAGGGGGATGTGCTTTTTATGGATATCCATCATATTGTCAGTGATGGACTATCCAGTGCGCTGGTGACCCAGCGGCTGAACGATTTATTGGCTGGACGATCAGTGAAGCGGCGGCTGAATTATCTTGATTATGCCTGCTGGAGGACCGAACACGGCAGGAAGCCGGAGAAGCTGAACTACTGGAAGGAGGCCCTTCGGGATGTTCCCTCCCTGGAACTGCCGCTGGACCATCCCCGGCCAAAGACCCCGGACGGCCGGGGCCGGAAGCGGGCCTTCCATCTGGACAAGGAAAAGACGGAAGATCTTCTTGTCTACTGCAAAAAGCGGCAGATCTCCCTGTTTTCCCTGCTCATGGGGACGTTCGGCATTCTTCTTTCCCGGGTATCCGGGAACGGTGACTTTGCCGTCGGCACGCCGGTGGCGGGCCGCGGCCACAGCGAGCTGCAGGACATGCTGGGCCTGTTTATACAGACTCTGCCCCTGCGTCTTTGCCCGAAAGGGGACGTGGAGGAGTATCTTGCCGGGACCCACCGCCGGGTGATCGCCATGCTGGACCATCAGGACGTGTCGCTGGACGATGTGATGACGGCGGCGGGCGTCAGGCGCAGCTTTGGGCAGAACGTGCTCTATAACACGCTTTTCTCACTGAGACCCATCTCGGACAGGGGTTTCGCGCTGGATGGCCACGCCCTTTCCTATCTTGCTATTGACACGGGTACGGCCAAACTGGATCTGAGCCTGGAGGCCGCCCAGAGTGAGGACGGGCTGGACTTTTATTTCGAATACGCCACCGCTCTGTTCGATGAAGGAACCATTGATTTTTACGGGCGGTGCTATTTGACGCTTCTGGATGCCGTTCGGGCGGGCGGACCGGTGGAGAAACTCCAGATTCTGCCCGTTGCCGACCAATACGAATTTTTTGAAAAGCCGTGGCGGCGGCGCACGCCCTACATGGATCTGCCGCTGGACCGGCAGATTGACCAGGTGGCAGCCGTGGATCCAAAACGAACGGCCCTTGTCTTCCATGGAGAGCGGATATCCTTTGGCGAGCTCAAGACGCGCTCCGACCGGCTGGCCATGCACCTCATCCGTTCCGGCGCCCTGCGGGGGGATGTGATCGGCCTTCTTATGACGAGAACCCCGGGAATGATCGCGGCCATGCTGGCCATCCTGAAGGCGGGCTGCGCTTACCTTCCCGTTCTGGCTTCCTATCCGGAAAAACGGATTTCCTACATGCTGGAGAATGGCGGCGCTAAGTTTCTGCTCCACGAGCCGGGAATAGAACTGCCTGATTTGCCCTGCCCCGCGCTTGCTGCGGCGGAGGCGGAGGGCGTGCCGGCGGTGGAAGGCCGCACCGGCGAGGATCTGATGTATGTGCTTTATACGTCCGGTTCCACCGGACAGCCCAAAGGAGTGATGCTCCAGCATAGAGCGCTGGAAAACCTTCTGGTCAGCATAGAGGAGATCATGGCGCCGTCGGCAGGCCCGGTGCTTTGTTCCACCAGCATCGTCTTTGACACCTTCATCACGGAGAACCTGCTGCCTTTGGCGCTGGGGAGGGGTGTGGTGCTTGCCGATGACGAGGAAATGATGCTGCCCTGGAAGCTGGCGGAGCTCATCGAAACCCAGGGCGCCGAATTTGTGCAGTTCACTCCTTCACGATTGCAGATGTGTCTTGGCAACGATGCTTTCCGCAGGGCTATGGCTAGGGTGAAGGGAATCATTCTGGTGGGCGAAGCCCTGTCCGCCCAGTTGCTGAAAAAGCTGCAGGATACCGGTGATGTGCAGATCTTCAACATGTACGGACCCACGGAAGCGGCGGTGTATGTGACGGTGGGCGATATGACCAAGGAAAAGCAGGTGACCATTGGAAAGCCCCTGCACAACTGCCGGTTGTATGTGCTGGACAAGGATGGCGGGCTGGCGCTGCCCACGGCTCAGGGCGAGCTGTATCTGGCTGGGGAATGCCTGGCCCAAGGATACATCAACCGTCCGGACCTGACGGAGGAAGCTTTTCTGCCCGACCCCTTTTTCCCGGGTCAGCGGATGTACAGGAGCGGGGATCTGGCGCGGCTGCGCCTTGACGGCACCTTTGACTTTCTGGGACGGCGGGACGGTCAGGTGAAGATCAACGGCCAGCGGATTGAGCTGTCGGAAATCGCCGGCGAGATGATGGCTTCCGGCCTGGTGCGGGAAAGTGCCGTGATCGCCGTGCCTTCGGCGGGCACCAAGGAACTGCGGGCCTTTGTGGTACCGGAGGCCGGTTATGGAGAGGACAAGCTTCGAAATTATTTGGCCAAGAATCTGCCCCGGGTGATGGTGCCCTCCCGCATCGAGGCGGTGGAGGCGCTGCCCCGCACGGCCAGCGGCAAAACCGATCTCAAGGCGCTGGAGAAGGGACTGACAGCGGACGCGCCTGCGGCGGCGTCCTCCAGCGCCTGCGGCGAACTTACCGCCCTTTGGGAGAAGGCGCTGGGCGGGCCGGTGGATCCGGCGAAATCCTTTTTCGAACAGGGAGGAACCTCCCTGTCCGCCCTCAATCTGCTGGGACAGTACTTCAATCGGCACTGGACGCTGACCTTGGAGCAGTTCTATGATCATCCCACTTTGACGGAGCAGGCGGCGCTTCTGGGCGCGGCGGATGGAGGAAATCGGGTTGGAGATGGGGAGATCGGAGTAACGGCGCCGCCGGAGAAAACCGCGGCTTTGCCGGCCGCCTTGGACGGGGACCTGTTTTTGCCGTCGGGGGGGACGGCGGGACCCCTTTCAGCGGGGTCGGCCTCAACGGCGGACCGGTCGCTGTCCTCACCGGCATTTGCTAAGGGGAAGGCCATGCTGCTCACCGGCGGCACGGGTTATCTCGGCGCGCATCTCATCCGCGCTCTGATGGAGGCGGGCTATCGTGTGATCTGCCCCATTCGGGGCGGAAGCCGCGAACGGCTGCTTGAAGGGCTGATATGGTATTTCGGAAAGGGCTGGACGGCGGCCCATGAACGGGACGTGGAGGTTTTGGCCGGGGATATCTCCTTGGCGGGCCTCGGCCTTTCAGCGGACCCCGGCCCCATAGCGGGCGTGCTTCATGCGGCGGCGGATGTGCGCCACTATGGGGACAAGGCGGCTTCCCTTCGGACCAACCGGGAGGGCACGGCGCATGTCATTGCATTCGCTGAGGAGCGGCAGGCGCCGCTGTATCATATTTCCACGGTGAGCGTCAGCGGCGAGCATCTGCTGCGGGACCCCGGCCGGGAGGTGGTTTACACCGAGGATGACTTTGAAATCGGTCAGAATTGGCGGGAAAACATCTACGTCCGGGGCAAGTTCATGGCCGAACAGCTGGTGCGGGAGGCCATGGACCGGGGCCTTCGCGGGAAAATCTTCCGGGTGGGTCACCTGGTCGGCCGAAGCGATGACGGTGTGTTTCAGAAAAATCCGGAGGGCAATTCCCTCTATGCTTTCGTGCAGGGCATCCGGCACATGGACTGCATGCCGGAGGGCTATGGGGAGCTTCCCATGGAGCTGACGGCGGTGGATCTCTGCGCTGAAGCCATTGTGACGCTGCTCAAAGGAGAAGCACGAGTCTATCACGCCTTCAATCCCGATACGCTGACGCTGAAGGAAATGGTGGAGGCCTTTCGGGGACCGGTGCCCCAGGTGCCGGTGGAGGTCTTTGAACGCCATCTCGGCGCCAAGCTGAATGAAGGATTGGCCCAGGAGCTTTCCATGCTACTTGACTTTTGGACGAGAACCAAACTCGTGCCCATGCGCATTCGGCCCTCCGCCAAGCGGACGGCGGAGGAGATGGAAAAGCTGGGCTTCATCTGGCCCAAGACCGATATTGGGATGCTGCTCAAGGCGTTTTAG
- a CDS encoding histidine kinase N-terminal 7TM domain-containing protein, whose amino-acid sequence MYSDFELVCLIMAVVCIAAFIIRNSLSTKIFLIHRLYITVGAVIIIWMLALIAMKFTDLADTTMLYVWDAVVYIGCAGAPVLGLLIVLTYAKSLEKLPRSYYLLFAVPLFINIMVWTNPLHHLFYRVFSVDVNTVVFGPMVAVSGIYGFIMGVMTNVVIYSFALRHDNKLYMKQAVLFSIGSTVPLVVNFLAMLRVPYFSIVATPLSFIVTIVCHGLAIYHFHLLDIKPVATQRVLDWISDCYLVINEDGLIISYNLPFAHLFGKQYGIDENRYLQDCAAREGVENRTGLYNLISAVESCRRTASNISYEQSIFKETDGEAVKLFYMVEITPLFIDGEIHGFVAIFKDVTKIKESMQKLQDSYTRIMEQERLASLGQMVGGLAHNLKTPIMSISGSAVAVENLVEECTLSMGDPDVTAEDYAEIRQEIAEWLVKIREACAYMSDIISAVKGQATNANVSEGVEFSLSELIRRVSLLLRHELLNSHCGLRVENAFKDEIYLQGDINNMVQVLNNLVSNAIDAQKGRNGDIVIGIDRDEEHLKIQVKDWGSGVAPEIKKRLFKQMITSKGAQGTGLGIYISNAVIKGKFGGFMWLEDNPEGGSIFGISIPLTNVAFRAKG is encoded by the coding sequence GTGTATTCTGATTTCGAACTGGTGTGCCTGATCATGGCCGTGGTATGTATTGCGGCCTTTATCATCAGGAACAGCCTGTCCACCAAGATCTTTCTGATCCATCGGCTGTACATCACGGTGGGTGCGGTCATCATCATCTGGATGCTGGCCCTCATCGCCATGAAGTTCACCGATCTCGCCGATACCACCATGCTGTACGTTTGGGATGCCGTGGTGTATATCGGCTGTGCCGGCGCTCCGGTTTTGGGACTTCTCATCGTGCTCACCTACGCGAAGAGCCTGGAGAAACTGCCAAGAAGCTACTACCTCCTTTTTGCGGTGCCCCTGTTTATTAACATCATGGTGTGGACCAATCCCCTTCATCATCTGTTCTACAGGGTGTTCTCGGTGGATGTGAACACCGTGGTGTTCGGACCCATGGTCGCCGTGTCCGGTATCTATGGCTTCATCATGGGAGTGATGACCAATGTGGTGATTTACAGCTTCGCCCTCCGGCATGACAACAAGCTCTATATGAAACAGGCGGTGCTCTTTTCCATTGGCAGCACGGTGCCGCTGGTGGTGAATTTTCTGGCCATGCTGCGGGTGCCCTACTTTTCCATCGTGGCCACGCCTCTCAGCTTTATCGTGACCATCGTCTGTCATGGGCTGGCCATCTACCACTTCCATTTGCTGGACATCAAGCCGGTGGCCACCCAGCGGGTGCTGGACTGGATCTCCGACTGTTATCTGGTCATCAACGAGGACGGCCTTATTATCAGCTACAACCTGCCCTTTGCCCATCTTTTTGGGAAGCAGTACGGTATTGACGAGAATCGTTATCTCCAGGACTGCGCCGCCCGGGAGGGGGTGGAGAACAGGACGGGTCTTTACAATCTCATTTCAGCGGTGGAGTCCTGCCGCAGGACGGCTTCAAACATCTCCTATGAGCAGTCCATCTTCAAGGAGACGGACGGTGAAGCGGTCAAACTCTTTTACATGGTGGAAATCACGCCCCTTTTCATTGATGGCGAAATCCATGGTTTTGTTGCCATCTTCAAGGATGTGACCAAGATCAAGGAGAGCATGCAAAAGCTTCAGGACAGTTATACCCGCATCATGGAGCAGGAACGCCTGGCTTCGCTGGGCCAGATGGTGGGCGGACTGGCCCACAATCTCAAGACCCCCATCATGAGCATTTCCGGCAGCGCGGTGGCGGTGGAGAATCTGGTGGAGGAATGCACGCTCAGCATGGGCGATCCCGATGTGACGGCGGAGGATTATGCGGAGATCCGGCAGGAGATCGCAGAGTGGCTGGTGAAGATCCGGGAAGCCTGCGCCTACATGTCCGATATCATCAGCGCCGTGAAGGGACAGGCCACCAACGCCAATGTATCGGAGGGGGTGGAGTTCTCCCTCAGTGAACTCATCCGGCGGGTGTCTTTGCTTCTTCGCCATGAGCTGTTGAACAGCCACTGCGGGCTCAGGGTGGAGAACGCCTTCAAGGATGAGATCTATCTTCAGGGCGATATCAATAACATGGTGCAGGTACTGAACAATCTGGTCTCCAACGCCATTGACGCCCAGAAGGGCAGAAATGGCGATATCGTCATCGGGATCGACAGGGACGAGGAGCATCTCAAAATTCAGGTGAAGGACTGGGGCAGCGGCGTGGCGCCGGAGATCAAAAAACGGCTGTTCAAACAGATGATCACCAGCAAGGGTGCGCAGGGCACGGGCCTTGGCATCTATATCTCCAACGCGGTTATCAAAGGAAAATTTGGTGGATTCATGTGGCTGGAGGACAATCCGGAAGGCGGATCCATCTTTGGAATATCCATACCATTAACCAATGTGGCTTTTAGGGCCAAGGGCTGA
- a CDS encoding HD domain-containing response regulator, protein MRKNKIGKQQNEFSILTVDDDVIMTETLQAYFQSSGFRVETENDPERAVERVREGRYDIMLLDFLMRPICGDEVVSRIREFNDELYIILLTGHKSMAPPIKTIRELAIQGYYEKSDRFDQLELLVESCVKSIRQMRTIRRYQEGLSQVVASSAKVHQLKPVKEILDTILMEAKKIFPRGRFWIRLQHGPELMLREAADEAAFPEELAAELGSELLCKKGWVLVPLLDEQRQRIGILAADLGLDLPAEGLQLFEIYGRQVTAALSNVLLHDALSDAYGTLRDSYLEVVQAIRAMVDAKDIYTRGHSDRVSHYAVLIAEAMGKDEAFLERIRLAGLFHDVGKIGTADQILQKDTRLTPTEYDVIKEHPARGAEILSAISRFKPIAPIVESHHERFDGKGYPNGLKGEEIPDEARIISVADAFDAMTSDRKYHAGLKLDEAVAELKRGRATQFDSRVVDVFLDILKNYEAIRKDIAWTYPELPKEEA, encoded by the coding sequence ATGAGAAAGAATAAGATTGGCAAACAACAAAATGAGTTTTCCATCCTGACGGTGGACGACGACGTCATCATGACCGAGACCCTGCAGGCTTACTTCCAGTCATCCGGATTCCGTGTGGAAACGGAGAACGACCCGGAACGGGCGGTGGAGCGGGTGCGGGAAGGCCGATATGATATCATGCTGCTGGACTTTTTGATGCGTCCCATCTGCGGCGATGAGGTGGTCTCGAGAATCCGTGAATTCAACGATGAGCTCTATATCATCCTGCTCACCGGTCACAAGAGTATGGCGCCGCCCATCAAGACGATCCGGGAGCTGGCCATCCAGGGCTACTATGAAAAGAGCGACCGTTTCGATCAGCTGGAGCTTTTGGTGGAGTCCTGCGTCAAATCCATACGCCAGATGCGCACCATCCGGCGCTACCAGGAGGGGCTGAGCCAGGTGGTGGCCTCCTCGGCCAAGGTTCATCAGTTGAAGCCGGTGAAGGAAATCCTGGATACGATTCTAATGGAGGCCAAAAAGATTTTCCCGAGGGGCAGGTTCTGGATCCGGCTGCAGCATGGGCCGGAGCTCATGCTGAGGGAAGCGGCGGATGAGGCGGCTTTCCCCGAGGAGCTTGCGGCTGAACTCGGGAGCGAGCTCCTATGCAAAAAGGGCTGGGTGCTGGTGCCCCTGCTGGATGAACAGCGGCAGCGCATCGGCATTCTGGCTGCGGATCTTGGCCTGGATCTTCCGGCGGAAGGCCTGCAGCTATTTGAAATCTATGGCCGGCAGGTGACTGCGGCGCTCAGCAACGTCCTTTTGCATGATGCGCTGAGCGATGCTTACGGCACCCTCAGGGATAGTTACCTTGAGGTGGTGCAGGCTATCCGGGCGATGGTGGACGCCAAAGACATCTACACCCGAGGCCATTCGGACCGTGTGAGTCACTATGCGGTGCTTATCGCCGAGGCAATGGGCAAGGATGAGGCGTTCCTGGAGCGGATCCGGCTGGCCGGGCTGTTTCATGACGTGGGCAAGATCGGCACCGCCGATCAGATTCTGCAAAAGGATACGCGGCTGACCCCCACCGAGTACGATGTGATCAAGGAGCATCCCGCCCGGGGCGCCGAAATTCTGTCCGCCATAAGCCGTTTTAAGCCCATTGCGCCCATCGTGGAAAGTCATCATGAGCGCTTTGACGGCAAGGGGTATCCAAACGGGCTCAAAGGGGAGGAGATCCCCGACGAGGCACGGATCATCAGCGTGGCCGATGCCTTTGACGCTATGACCTCCGACCGCAAATACCACGCCGGCCTCAAGCTGGACGAGGCCGTCGCGGAGCTCAAACGGGGCAGGGCCACCCAGTTCGACAGCCGGGTGGTGGATGTGTTTTTGGATATCCTGAAGAATTACGAGGCCATCCGCAAAGATATCGCCTGGACCTATCCCGAACTGCCAAAGGAGGAAGCATGA